The following proteins are co-located in the Colletotrichum lupini chromosome 4, complete sequence genome:
- a CDS encoding phosphotransferase: MDVALTEPHQLSSNFTHLIAQAPFTGISIGSTQLVFAAATFSIAMASLKQPRHVAEIMLSWLGLELVSLTELQTLWAGYGHICALTAKLANTNGVANSNQNPLAIHSEEDGTYRLIIKLISPPRAKGTDEGHLRKMLSYEVEQYFYQEIAPRLSDDVAVAKCLASTLDMEGKPRKEELEGLTATIITDLRPEFPVAGEKRLVLNRKQVNAALDWLAKYHSSSWASLPDDLGQFVLPPLEEAKRREAGNGVTEPKMWLNGGYTYLATRRKEYGSLCRDDYSEWSSAFCDPVEGSSSSIAELVADFLTPSGRPFETYIHGDVKSENLFTTQSGDKVAFFDFQYAGLGIGSCDLAKLFTCSVPVEMLTQHEDIPDQLAMDKGERIILEQYRSTLLSQKPTGKGPENYDWETFVRHWETALVDWCRFQASWGFWGNTEWLEARVRHILADQSWRDWLKKETIRT, translated from the coding sequence ATGGATGTGGCGCTCACTGAACCTCATCAACTCTCATCCAACTTCACTCATCTCATCGCTCAGGCGCCATTCACGGGAATTAGCATCGGCAGCACTCAATTGGTATTCGCGGCAGCCACATTCTCCATCGCCATGGCTTCTCTCAAGCAGCCTCGTCATGTCGCCGAAATCATGCTCTCATGGCTAGGCCTTGAGCTCGTCTCCCTCACTGAGCTTCAAACTCTCTGGGCGGGCTACGGCCACATCTGTGCCCTCACTGCAAAGCTTGCTAACACCAATGGTGTCGCCAACTCGAATCAAAACCCGCTAGCTATCCATTCAGAAGAAGATGGGACATATCGCCTCATCATCAAACTCATCTCACCGCCACGCGCCAAGGGAACAGATGAGGGCCACCTGCGCAAGATGTTAAGCTACGAGGTGGAGCAATACTTCTACCAAGAGATTGCACCGCGATTATCAGATGATGTCGCTGTCGCAAAGTGCCTCGCTTCCACTCTAGATATGGAGGGCAAGCCCCGCAAGGAAGAGCTTGAGGGTCTCACCGCCACCATCATCACGGACCTGCGGCCAGAGTTTCCCGTGGCTGGTGAAAAGAGATTGGTCCTCAATCGCAAGCAGGTGAATGCTGCGCTGGACTGGCTGGCAAAGTATCACAGCAGCTCTTGGGCATCGCTGCCGGATGACCTTGGGCAATTTGTGCTGCCCCCGCTTGAAGAGGCGAAACGAAGGGAGGCTGGTAATGGCGTTACGGAGCCCAAGATGTGGCTGAACGGAGGGTACACATACCTTGCTACCAGACGGAAAGAATACGGATCGCTTTGCAGAGACGACTATTCCGAATGGTCTTCGGCATTCTGCGACCCCGTCGAGGGTTCATCCTCTTCGATTGCCGAGCTAGTTGCCGACTTCCTCACACCATCTGGCAGGCCGTTTGAGACATACATCCACGGCGACGTCAAGTCCGAAAACCTCTTCACGACTCAATCTGGCGACAAGGTGGCTTTCTTCGACTTCCAGTACGCGGGACTCGGAATTGGCAGCTGCGATCTCGCTAAGCTTTTCACCTGTTCGGTCCCCGTTGAGATGCTCACTCAGCACGAAGACATACCGGATCAGCTAGCCATGGATAAGGGTGAGAGGATTATTCTGGAGCAGTATCGAAGTACTCTCCTGAGCCAAAAGCCGACAGGTAAGGGGCCCGAGAATTATGATTGGGAGACGTTCGTGCGACACTGGGAGACTGCCTTGGTGGATTGGTGCCGCTTCCAGGCATCTTGGGGCTTCTGGGGAAATACAGAATGGCTCGAGGCTAGAGTCAGACATATTCTTGCCGACCAGAGTTGGCGAGATTGGCTCAAGAAGGAGACAATTAGGACTTAA